A single region of the Lycium barbarum isolate Lr01 chromosome 2, ASM1917538v2, whole genome shotgun sequence genome encodes:
- the LOC132626133 gene encoding beta-glucosidase 40 encodes MLKKRGISLWAIFLLFVVSFHTNSAQNISRNNFPKGFVFGTASSAYQFEGAVKEDGRGPTIWDKFSHSFGKIIDFSNGDVAVDQYHRYPEDIQLMKHMGMDAYRFSIAWARIFPNGTGEINQAGVDHYNKLINALLANGIQPYVTLYHWDLPQALQDRYNGWLSPQIIKDFAIYAETCFKKFGDRVKNWITINEPHTVAIQGFDVGLQAPGRCSILLKALCRAGNSATEPYIVTHNLLLAHATVVDIYKKKYKPVQHGSIGISLDSFWYEPLTNSKDDIEATQRAIEFNLDWYLEPVMLGKYPSSMIERVGSRLPKFSPDQSALVKGSYDFIGINHYTTWYASKNKSNIIGVLLNDSLADSGAITLPFKGLKPIADRAGSIWLYIVPHGIRSLMNYIKQKYGNPLIIITENGMDESNNALISRKNALKDTKRINYHNDYLTNLLAAIKEDGCNVKGYFVWSLMDNWEWAAGFSSRFGLYYVDYKDNLKRYPKDSVNWFKNFLGSA; translated from the exons atgttgAAGAAGAGAGGCATTTCCCTTTGGGCAATATTTTTATTATTTGTTGTTAGTTTTCATACAAATTCAGCACAAAATATTAGCAGAAACAACTTTCCAAAAGGATTTGTTTTTGGGACTGCTTCTTCTGCTTACCAG TTTGAAGGAGCTGTGAAAGAGGATGGAAGAGGTCCAACTATATGGGACAAATTTTCTCATTCTTTTG GTAAAATAATTGATTTTAGCAACGGCGATGTAGCCGTTGATCAGTATCACCGGTACCCG GAAGATATACAGCTTATGAAGCATATGGGAATGGATGCCTATAGATTTTCTATTGCTTGGGCCAGAATTTTCCCTA ATGGAACTGGAGAAATCAATCAGGCTGGAGTTGATCACTACAATAAGTTGATCAATGCTCTTCTAGCTAATG GAATTCAACCATATGTAACACTATACCATTGGGACCTTCCTCAAGCTCTACAAGACAGGTACAATGGATGGCTAAGCCCACAAATCAT AAAAGATTTCGCGATATACGCGGAGACGTGCTTCAAGAAATTTGGTGATAGGGTGAAGAACTGGATCACTATCAATGAGCCGCACACTGTTGCCATCCAAGGTTTTGATGTAGGGCTACAAGCACCCGGCCGATGTTCAATCCTCCTAAAAGCTCTTTGCAGGGCTGGAAACTCTGCAACTGAGCCTTACATTGTTACTCACAATCTACTCCTTGCTCATGCCACTGTTGTTGACATTTACAAAAAGAAGTACAAg CCAGTACAACATGGATCAATTGGGATATCACTAGATAGCTTTTGGTATGAGCCTTTGACGAACTCCAAAGATGACATTGAAGCAACACAAAGGGCCATTGAGTTCAATTTAGACTG GTACCTTGAGCCTGTGATGCTTGGAAAGTATCCGAGTTCAATGATAGAAAGAGTGGGAAGCCGGTTGCCAAAATTTTCACCAGATCAGTCTGCACTTGTGAAAGGTTCCTATGATTTCATAGGCATAAATCACTACACTACATGGTATGCCAGCAAGAATAAATCCAACATAATTGGTGTTCTGCTCAATGATTCCCTCGCGGACTCTGGTGCCATTACCCTCC CATTCAAAGGTTTGAAGCCAATAGCAGACAGG GCAGGTTCAATATGGCTGTACATAGTGCCTCATGGTATTAGAAGCTTAATGAACTACATCAAGCAAAAGTATGGGAACCCTCTAATCATAATCACTGAAAATG GAATGGATGAGTCAAATAACGCATTAATATCGCGAAAAAATGCTCTCAAGGATACAAAAAGGATCAATTATCACAATGACTATCTTACTAACCTGTTAGCTGCTATCAA AGAAGATGGCTGCAATGTGAAAGGCTACTTTGTGTGGTCTCTAATGGATAACTGGGAATGGGCAGCTGGATTTTCATCAAGGTTTGGTCTTTATTATGTGGATTACAAGGACAACCTCAAGAGATATCCCAAGGATTCTGTGAACTGGTTCAAGAATTTCTTAGGCTCTGCTTAA